From one Fusobacterium mortiferum ATCC 9817 genomic stretch:
- a CDS encoding AAA family ATPase, with the protein MRPIAIGVSDFRNIIANNCFYVDKTKFIEELVNDMTAVHLITRPRRFGKTLNLSMLKYFYDIEGNTENRKLFDGLYISNSLAMSEQGKYPVIFLSFKDVKADSSLEMMENIAILMKNLYDKFEYIREKLNQSNLMEFDEIWLKKDNANLRGALLNLCSYLKEYYNQDVILLIDEYDTPMVSAYEHGYYDEIKMFFTTLYGSALKENPALKKAVLTGIMRISKENIFSGLNNVKVNSILEDDFAEYFGITEKEVEKSLIEYGLEERLPEVQKWYNGYIFGGVRVYNPFSITNFLDRKKIMPYWVNTSSNTLINKVLKEASSSIFEELSKLFQRETINKTIDVYSNFNELKNTEQIWYLLTNAGYLTPVEEIDFGKYSIRIPNEEVHYFFERDFIRNFLGSVDNFDRTLSYLLEGDFDNFTYELENIMLNSVSCFDFNSNSKESHYHVFILGMLLGLRRRYYIHSNREGGRGRYDLVVEPMDKSKNGLVIEFKVAKEKEELEKASEEALAQIEEKRYYEGLRDRGVERIILVGISFYQRDFKLQGKIIKGVVAI; encoded by the coding sequence ATGAGACCAATAGCAATAGGAGTATCAGATTTTAGAAATATTATAGCAAACAATTGTTTTTATGTGGACAAAACAAAATTTATAGAAGAGCTAGTAAATGATATGACAGCTGTTCATCTGATAACAAGACCAAGAAGATTTGGAAAGACACTAAACCTATCTATGCTCAAATATTTCTATGATATAGAAGGAAATACTGAAAATAGAAAACTCTTTGATGGACTATATATATCTAACTCTCTAGCAATGTCAGAACAGGGGAAGTATCCAGTAATATTTTTATCATTTAAAGATGTAAAGGCTGATAGCAGTCTGGAGATGATGGAAAATATAGCAATACTTATGAAAAACCTATATGATAAATTTGAATATATTAGAGAGAAGTTAAATCAGAGCAACTTAATGGAGTTTGATGAGATTTGGTTAAAGAAAGACAATGCAAATTTAAGAGGTGCTCTTTTAAATCTATGTAGTTACTTAAAAGAGTATTACAATCAAGATGTAATCTTACTAATAGATGAGTATGACACACCAATGGTATCAGCTTATGAGCATGGATATTATGATGAGATAAAGATGTTTTTTACTACCCTATATGGAAGTGCCTTAAAGGAAAACCCAGCTTTGAAAAAAGCAGTACTTACAGGGATAATGAGGATATCTAAGGAAAATATCTTCTCTGGGCTAAATAATGTAAAGGTAAACTCAATATTAGAAGATGATTTTGCTGAGTATTTTGGAATAACAGAGAAAGAGGTGGAGAAATCTCTAATAGAGTATGGATTAGAAGAGAGATTACCAGAGGTACAGAAGTGGTATAATGGATATATCTTTGGTGGGGTGAGAGTCTATAATCCATTTAGTATAACAAATTTCTTAGATAGAAAAAAAATCATGCCATACTGGGTAAATACTTCAAGCAATACACTAATTAATAAGGTGTTAAAGGAAGCAAGTAGCTCAATATTTGAAGAGCTATCTAAATTATTTCAAAGAGAAACAATAAATAAAACAATAGATGTATATTCAAATTTTAATGAGCTAAAAAATACAGAGCAAATTTGGTATCTACTAACAAATGCTGGATATCTAACACCAGTAGAGGAGATAGATTTTGGAAAGTACAGTATAAGGATACCAAATGAAGAGGTGCACTATTTCTTTGAAAGAGATTTTATTCGTAATTTTTTAGGAAGCGTAGATAATTTCGATAGAACATTGAGCTATCTATTAGAGGGAGATTTTGATAACTTTACCTATGAATTAGAAAACATTATGTTAAATAGTGTAAGTTGTTTTGATTTTAATTCTAACTCAAAGGAGAGCCACTACCATGTATTTATCTTAGGAATGCTGTTAGGACTTAGAAGAAGATACTACATACACTCTAATAGAGAGGGTGGAAGAGGAAGGTATGACTTAGTAGTAGAGCCAATGGATAAGAGCAAAAATGGACTGGTGATAGAGTTTAAGGTGGCAAAAGAAAAAGAGGAGCTAGAGAAAGCAAGTGAGGAAGCCTTAGCTCAGATAGAGGAGAAGAGATACTATGAGGGGCTAAGAGATAGAGGAGTAGAGAGGATAATCTTAGTGGGAATATCTTTTTACCAGAGGGATTTTAAGTTACAAGGAAAGATTATAAAGGGAGTTGTTGCAATTTAA
- a CDS encoding DMT family transporter: MFIRRLIELGIDSYSVVFLRVFLALPILIFWLFVADKKLFYIKLKDIWVFFGAGVLGTLGLNLSYNYSITELSLSLSAVLLSLAPIFVVIFSFFLFKEKITGTKVFCMLLAILGCALASGVFESASTMHWSFKGIVVGLFAAIFYSLYSIFSKIAMEKKYDALTITLYSTVAITIVLFPMNDWRFVGEIISSSPLEMSIFMLAHSLCTCIFPYALYTISLKYMDTGKASILCSCEPIAATVFGLIFYNEIPTILSLVGLVITLIALAILSLKEAVANS; the protein is encoded by the coding sequence ATATTTATAAGAAGATTGATTGAATTGGGAATAGATAGCTACTCTGTTGTATTTTTAAGAGTCTTTCTAGCTCTACCTATACTTATCTTTTGGCTCTTTGTAGCTGATAAAAAACTTTTCTACATAAAGCTTAAAGATATTTGGGTATTTTTTGGAGCTGGTGTCCTTGGTACTTTGGGATTAAATCTCAGCTATAACTACTCTATCACAGAGCTATCTCTTTCACTATCAGCTGTACTTTTAAGCCTAGCACCTATATTTGTTGTAATATTCTCATTTTTTCTATTTAAAGAGAAGATTACAGGTACAAAAGTATTTTGTATGCTTTTAGCTATCTTAGGTTGTGCCTTGGCTAGTGGTGTTTTTGAAAGTGCCTCTACTATGCATTGGTCATTTAAAGGGATAGTGGTAGGACTTTTTGCTGCTATTTTCTACTCTTTATATAGTATTTTTTCTAAAATTGCTATGGAGAAAAAATATGATGCTCTTACTATAACACTATATAGTACTGTGGCTATTACCATAGTTCTTTTTCCTATGAATGATTGGAGATTTGTAGGGGAGATAATCAGTAGTAGCCCTTTGGAGATGTCAATTTTTATGTTGGCACACTCCCTTTGTACCTGTATATTTCCATATGCTCTTTACACTATCTCTTTGAAATATATGGACACTGGTAAGGCATCTATACTTTGCTCTTGTGAACCTATAGCTGCTACTGTATTTGGCCTTATATTCTATAATGAGATTCCCACTATTTTATCTTTAGTTGGATTAGTTATTACTTTAATTGCTTTAGCTATACTTAGTTTGAAAGAGGCTGTTGCAAATTCTTAA
- the dusB gene encoding tRNA dihydrouridine synthase DusB yields the protein MTKIYIAPIAGVTDYTYRGILKEFNPDMLFTEMVSINAMECASEKTLKVILRLREGDSVQLFGKDIPKMVESAKFVERLGVKHIDINSGCPMKKITSNGYGSALMANPEHIKAMLSELRSALNDDTGLSIKIRAGYKEFKNPVEIAKIAEEVGCKHITVHGRTREQMYTGKADWSIIKAVKESVGIPVIGNGDIFTAEDAKERIDYSGVDGIMLARGIFGNPWLIRDIREYLEYGKILNPVTPLDRINMAIEHTRRTQIEHPERDFIFELRKHICWYLKGIRNSNPIKDKINHTDKYEEVLELLNILKVGIEQEGVEE from the coding sequence ATGACGAAAATATATATAGCTCCAATAGCTGGAGTTACAGATTATACGTATAGAGGAATATTGAAAGAGTTTAATCCAGATATGCTATTTACAGAGATGGTAAGTATCAATGCTATGGAGTGTGCTTCTGAAAAAACTCTAAAGGTTATTCTAAGACTTAGAGAGGGAGATTCTGTACAGCTGTTTGGTAAGGATATTCCAAAGATGGTAGAGAGTGCAAAGTTTGTAGAGAGATTAGGAGTTAAGCATATAGATATCAACTCTGGATGTCCTATGAAAAAAATTACAAGTAATGGGTATGGTTCAGCACTTATGGCAAATCCAGAGCATATAAAGGCTATGTTATCAGAGTTAAGAAGTGCTTTAAATGATGATACAGGATTATCTATAAAGATAAGAGCTGGATATAAGGAGTTTAAAAACCCTGTGGAGATAGCAAAAATTGCTGAAGAGGTAGGATGTAAACATATCACTGTCCACGGAAGAACTAGAGAGCAGATGTATACTGGTAAAGCTGACTGGAGTATAATCAAAGCTGTAAAGGAGAGTGTAGGTATTCCTGTAATAGGAAATGGAGATATATTTACAGCAGAGGATGCCAAAGAGAGAATAGATTATTCTGGAGTAGATGGAATAATGTTAGCTAGAGGAATATTTGGAAATCCTTGGTTAATAAGAGATATTAGAGAGTATTTAGAGTATGGGAAAATTTTAAATCCTGTAACTCCATTAGATAGAATAAATATGGCAATAGAGCATACTAGAAGAACTCAGATAGAGCATCCAGAGAGAGATTTTATATTTGAGCTTAGAAAACATATTTGTTGGTATTTAAAAGGTATAAGAAACTCAAATCCAATCAAGGATAAGATAAATCATACAGATAAGTATGAAGAGGTATTGGAGTTACTGAATATATTAAAAGTGGGAATTGAGCAAGAGGGAGTTGAAGAGTAA